The genomic stretch GGCACCTACGTCTTCCGAAGGGATGGCGGCAGTTTTGACCTAAGAAAGGGGCCGGTGTTTGCAAACATCCTGCTGGCAGACGAGATCAATAGGGCTCCTCCCAAGACCCAAGCCGCTCTGCTGGAGGCCATGCAGGAGAAGCAGGTGACCTTGGAAGGGAATACCCACCCCCTGCCAAGACCTTTCATCGTTCTCGCCACCCAGAACCCGCTGGAGTACGAGGGAACATATCCCCTCCCTGAAGCTCAGGTTGACCGATTCCTTCTCAAGACGGAGGTAGGGTATCCCTCGGTCGAAGAGGAGAGGGAGATCCTTGACAGGAGGAAGGAAAGGAAGCGCGAGGAGGTTGACCTTGCTCAGGTGTGTTCCCCCGAAACCATAATGGAAATGCAGGCCGCAGTGGAGCAGGTCCATGTTGAAGACAGTATGCGTGATTACATTGTAAGTATCGTGGATGCTACTAGAAATAACTCTCAGCTGGAGGTTGGAGCGAGTCCTAGAGGCTCATTGGGGCTGATGAGGCTTTCTATGGCTTTGGCCGCCATCAACGGAAGGGACTACATCATCCCTGATGATGTCAAGAAGGTGGCGATTCCAGCCCTCGCTCATAGACTCATCCTGCAGCCCGATCCCTGGATAAAGGGTGTCAGGGCCGAGCAGATCCTGGGCCGCATACTCATGGAGATTCCCGTTCCGAAGGTGGAGTGAGTGAGGTTCGGCGGGGCCTATGCCCTTTTTGTAATGGCTATAGTGATCCTCGTGGTGGGATTCTCCACTAGGAACTGGGAGCTGATCAGTCTTGTGCTCCCAATTTCCCTTTATCTTCTCGTCGCTAGCCTTCTACGTCCCCCTTCAGACATATCGGTGGCTGCCGAAAGAGCGGTCGATTTGAACCGCGTTATGGAGGGCGACACAGTGGAGGTTGAGCTGAAGGTGGAGAACCGTGGAAGCCATTCCAGCCACATCGAAATCCATGATAAGATTCCCAGGAGTTCTACATTGATCCGGGGAAGCAATCGCCATCCAATCGCCCTTGGCCCGGGTCAGAAGGCGATGTTCCGCTACACGATCCGCCTTGATAGAAGGGGGAAGCCAAGAATTGGCCCGATCATTGTACGTTGGAGGGATCCCCTTTTCGTTTTTCAGGAAGAGAAATTCCTAGACGTTGAGAGTGGGCTTACGGTCATCCCTTATGTTCACGAAATCGGTCGACAAACGCTTTCACCCGAAAGGCTCCGCATGCCGGTTGGCAGCACCCGGTCAAGGCGTAGAGGTCTGGGGACGGACTTCCATTCGATTCGGGAGTACTTCCCAGGGGACGAGCTCAAGAGGGTCAACTGGAAGGCATCAGCCAGGATGGATGGACTGCTAGTGAATGATTTCGAGAGCGAGCGCAGTGGCGACATCACCGTCGTACTCGATGCAACTGGAGAGGACGAGTCCGCGTTGGGAAGGGAGACGATGGATAGGGCAATGGAGGCGGCGGTCAGCATCTCATCGAATGTTCTCAGGAACCGACATAGGGTGGGAATGGTCATAGTGGGACAATACATCGATACGGTTATGCCCGCATATGGGAGACGGCAGTTCTACCGCATCGTGGACCATGTGCTCTCGGTGGAATCGGGAGAGGTGAGATCGCTATGGAACACCCTGACCTCCCTGGAAGGGAGATTCCCATTCGAATCCACTCTGATAATCGTTTCGCCTCTTACTGGGAGAGGAGTGATCGAAGGTGTGAAAAAACTTGTAGCGAAGGGACATAGTGTGGCCATTGTGTCTCCATCTCCCATTGAGATGGAGAGGAACAATCTGCAACCATCGACCTCATTGGATCTGGCATATCGCATATGGAGCGTAAGGAGATCGAACCTGGTGTCCGAGCTCAGGAAGTACTGCAAGGTGTACGACTGGAATACCTATGAGCCTCTGGAAAAACACCTGATGGAGGTGAGAAGATCCGGGACGGGAAGGCCTTCGGCCTGAAGCGAGCCCTCATCGTTATGAAGTTGATGTCCATTCTTTTTGTGGAGGTAGCCAGCCTCATTGCACTAGTCCAGAGACCCTCAGAGGATCTACCCTGGATACTTGTAGCGACTGGTTTGGTGTTCTTCATGGGAGCTCTGTTGCTTTTCGATAGGATATCAAGTTTCACGCTGGTAGCGGGCGTCCTGATAATTGTGGATCTCATGGTCGCATCCATTGTCAGGGGATTCGACGTCCTTTATCTGTGGTCTTTGCTTGCGATCGGGATCTTCTCCATCATACTGGGCATTGCAGCGGCAGGTCAATCGAGGATCGTTAGTGGCATAGCTGAGATGGATGAAGACCAGGAACGGTATCTACTGAGGGAGGTACTGAGATCTATTGGTATCTCTCTCCTAGCCATATTCGGGGTAATGGTGCTTTCCCTGGCAGTCCTTTCATTGACATTCCTAGCAGAGATTGGTTTGTCCTCCGCGGCCGCCTTGGCTGCCTTGGCGATAGTCACCATGGTGTCGCTCGGAGCCCTGGTTGCAATGAGGGAGAGGATCTGAACCACTAGGAGACCTCTACCGCGACCTCATTCCTTCGGAGGAAACCAGGGGTAAATGGGGGATTGTATCGCAATAGAAATGGTTCACCCCGAGTCGATATTCCCTCCCCACCGATGATGTCCAGGAGAACCTCGACCTTCTCCTTCACTACTTCCCTGCTGGAATGTCCCCGGAACCTTAGGACGGCAAGAGTTCTCCCCTTGACCTCGCTTATGATGATACGCTCATCCATAGGCACGGGGATGGTGTCGATGGTGTATCCAGCTGGCATGATGAATGACATCGCACCCTTGTCTGAGATTACAGGTGCGGTCATGGGGATCTTCTCGAAGTACCTCTCGGCGTTGATTACTGGTGCGGTCATGGGGATCTTTCTTCTTGAGCGATTGTTGCCACTGATGTACCTGAAGAGTATTCCAAATGCATCGCCATCGGTCATTCCCTCAACGGTTGCCATTGTTATCGTCTGATAGCGTCTGATCTCTACATTTCCCAGGACCCTGAGGACATCATACTCTGGAGATTCCACCATATTCTCTGATATCTATTCGAGCATGACATTTATTAATGATGCCCACTTCACATTTCATGGAGGGTGAGCCGTGGACCAGTTCAAAGAAACCAACCGCAAGCGATGGGATGAGAGGGTACACCAGAACGCAGCTTCTAGGTTCTATGACCTAAAGGGTTTCAAGGAGGGTCATACAAGTCTCAAGAGTATCGAGATCGGAGAGCTGGGAGACGTTTCTGGAAAAAGTATTCTTCACCTCCAATGTCATTTTGGGATGGACACCCTTTCCCTGTCTAGAAAGGGAGCTAAGGTGACGGGGGTCGACTTCTCTGGAGAGGCGATATCACTCGCCCGATCGCTTTCCGAAGAGCTTGGAATTAGTGCTAGGTTCATCCAGTCAGATATTTACAAGCTCAATGAGGTGCTGGACGAGGAATTCGATATCGTGTTCACCAGCTACGGCGTGCTATGCTGGCTTCCGGACATCGATCGGTGGGGGGAGATCGCCGCGTCATTTGTCGCCCCGGGCGGGTTCTTCTACATCGTGGAGAACCATCCGTTCGGGATAATGATCGACGAGAACGTCGAGGACCGATTTCAGGTTAGCTACCCCTACTTCTGCAATGAGGCTTTGAGATTCGAGGACGAGGGGACTTATATCGATCCGGATCAAAGGCTGGAGAACAAGCTGAGCTACGAGTGGATGCACACCATGGGGGGAATAATCAACTCGCTCATACGGAACGGTCTGGTCATCGAGTTTCTGCACGAGTTCCCCTTTGGTTTCTTCCCAATTCACCCCTCTATGAATGAAGGTGAAGATGGCTATTGGTACTTCAAGGATGAGAATTTCAACGTTCCGATGATCTTCTCATTGAAGGCGTGCCGTCCCAGATGATTGCTTATTATAATCGTTGGGTTCTTTCTAGACATTAATGGCAGACAGAACATCACTTGGAAAAGAGGATGCAAGAATGTTCATCCTTATGGGATCGATTCTCTTTTCTTTGGGTCTGGTAGTTCTACTGATCACAAGAATTGCGGGCATAGGGATGACCGCGATAGGTGGATTCTTACTGGCAGTGGGGGTCTTTAACTATCTGAAGCAGCACTGATGCCATTTTGAAAATTCGATGTTCTCTCAAGAGACAGATCACGAGGTTGTCATATGAGGACAATTCTCACCTCACTCTTTGATTGATGCGCCCCTTAGAATATATCAAACATTTCCCTCCGCAAGTGTAATGGCTGATGTCATGCAATTTAATTCTGAGGAAAAATGGTTGGAAGAATGGAGACCCAAGACAATCTGAGAAGGTTCTTCAGTTCACAATCCCTTGGAGTTCTGGCTACTGAGGGAGATGGCAAGCCGCACACCAGCCTGGTGGCATTCGCATTCACCGAGGATCTTAAAAAGATCATATTCGCAACTACACGCGCTTCGAGGAAGTGCTCCAACATCATTTTTAATCCGAATGTGGCAATGCTTGTGGATAACAGGGTAAACACTATTATGGATTTCAAGGACGCCATGGCAGTTACCGCCTTGGGAAAGGCCAGAGAACCCAAGGGAGTGGAGAGGGAGGGGCTTCTAAGGCTCTACATGGAAAGACATGACTACTTGGGCGACTTCGCGGAATCGCCCACCATCGCATTACTGGTGATAGATGTCGAGATGTACAACATCGTGACGCGTTTCCAGAGGGTGCTGGAGTTGAAGATGCATGGGTGAACTGGTGATTTCCCTGGATTCTATCCAGGAGGAAGACAGGGGCAGATGTGGTGGAAAGGCCACCTCATTGGGGTCTCTGGTTCAAAGGGGCTTCAGAGTTCCCCTGGGCCTCTGCGTGACGACGGACGCTTATAGGGAGTTCCTGAGAAGAACCCCCATCAAGGGAAAGATGACCCTGGAACTATCCAGAAAAATATTTGAGGAGATGCGATGGGAAGAGATGTGGGATCTGAGCCTTCGTATGAAGACGCTGTTCCTCAACACAGCCCTCCCGGGAGATCTCGAGAAAGCATTACTCCAGAAGCTCAATACTCTTGAGGCGGACCCCGTGGTCGTGAGGTCTTCTTCCCTTGCTGAAGACAGTAGTAGCACCTCTTTCGCCGGGGTCCATGATTCCTTCGTAAATGTGCAAGGAACTTCAAAGATTATGGACCACCTGCGAATGGTCTGGGCCTCGCTATGGTCGGATCGGGCATTCCTTTATCGGCGAGAGCTTGAGCTTGATCTCGAGAGCAGTGCCATGGCGGTGCTCGTACAGAAGATGGTAAAAGGGGAAAGGTCGGGTGTGATATTCTCCCGCGATCCAGACGATGAAAACCTGGCTATGTTGGAGGCTGTCCCGGGCATGAACCAGGGAATGGTGGACGGTACGGTGCCACCAGATAGGTGGACGATCAACCGCTCATCAGGGGAGATCGTGAGCTTCACTCCTTCATCTCGAGACAAGATGGCTGTGCCCGCTTCGGAGGGGATTGAGTATCGGAATATTGGTGACAAGGGAGCGGTCAACATGTCAGATGAAGATGTGAAGGAGGTTTTCCAGAGGGCTTACTCCATCGAGAGATTGTTCAAAGCCCCTCAAGACATCGAGTTCACCTTTGATGATCATGAGCTATTCATCCTTCAGTCGAGACCGATCACCACTATCACTGAAGACGGGCAAAGGGCGTGGTATCGGACCCTTAGACGCAGTTTCGATAACCTGATCGCGCTCAAGGAAAAGATAGAGGGTGAGATTCTACCGGATATGATAGATGAATCTCGCAAACTGGAGTCCATCGACCTTGCCATAATATCAGACGAAGAGTTGGCAGGTGAGATTGAGAATAGGAAGGCCATTTTGGACTCTTGGGAAGAAGTGTACAAAGATGATCTGATACCATTTGCCCATGGCATGAGGCTTTTCGGAGAGGTCTACAACGCTACCATGAAGCCAAAGGACCCGCATCAGTTCCTAGAGGTGCTGGCTTCCGATGATATGCTGAGCATTCAACGCAATAAAGCCCTCGTGGGAATAGCCAAGAGAGCGGCCCAAGATGAGGAATTGTTGAAACAGATCAGATATGGGAGGGTCGAAGATTCCTCATTGAGGGAGGAAATGGAACTGATAGTGAAGAATATGGGAGGTAGACTCCGAGGCTCCTCCAGTACCATTGAGGGACTCGGCAGGATCATAGTCCAGATGGTGGAAATTGGAGATCTTGATCGCGAGGAACGGGTAAGAGTCGATGAACTCGAGAATCAATTTCTGGCCGAATTCTCGGGAAACGAAGTGGAAAGGGCCAAGAAACTCCTTGATCTAGGACGGACCAGCTATCGTCTCAGAGATGATGACAACATTCTGCTGGGAAGGATCGAGGGGGAACTGGAAAGATCGAAGGTGGAGGGGATCTCAAGGATCGCCGATAAGTCGCCTGATCTGAAGTCCATTCCTCTGACCTCTATCATTGGCCTGCTTCGAAACCCTGAGATGGAGTTGGAATTCAATGAGGAGAAGGTAGAGAGTGAGCAGCACCTCAAATCCAGACAACTCGTGGGCCAGCCAGCCATAAAGGGGATCGCGACGGGAAGAGCAAGAGTCGTTATTGATGAGGA from Methanomassiliicoccales archaeon encodes the following:
- a CDS encoding heme-binding protein; protein product: MVESPEYDVLRVLGNVEIRRYQTITMATVEGMTDGDAFGILFRYISGNNRSRRKIPMTAPVINAERYFEKIPMTAPVISDKGAMSFIMPAGYTIDTIPVPMDERIIISEVKGRTLAVLRFRGHSSREVVKEKVEVLLDIIGGEGISTRGEPFLLRYNPPFTPGFLRRNEVAVEVS
- a CDS encoding DUF58 domain-containing protein; this encodes MRFGGAYALFVMAIVILVVGFSTRNWELISLVLPISLYLLVASLLRPPSDISVAAERAVDLNRVMEGDTVEVELKVENRGSHSSHIEIHDKIPRSSTLIRGSNRHPIALGPGQKAMFRYTIRLDRRGKPRIGPIIVRWRDPLFVFQEEKFLDVESGLTVIPYVHEIGRQTLSPERLRMPVGSTRSRRRGLGTDFHSIREYFPGDELKRVNWKASARMDGLLVNDFESERSGDITVVLDATGEDESALGRETMDRAMEAAVSISSNVLRNRHRVGMVIVGQYIDTVMPAYGRRQFYRIVDHVLSVESGEVRSLWNTLTSLEGRFPFESTLIIVSPLTGRGVIEGVKKLVAKGHSVAIVSPSPIEMERNNLQPSTSLDLAYRIWSVRRSNLVSELRKYCKVYDWNTYEPLEKHLMEVRRSGTGRPSA
- a CDS encoding class I SAM-dependent methyltransferase, coding for MDQFKETNRKRWDERVHQNAASRFYDLKGFKEGHTSLKSIEIGELGDVSGKSILHLQCHFGMDTLSLSRKGAKVTGVDFSGEAISLARSLSEELGISARFIQSDIYKLNEVLDEEFDIVFTSYGVLCWLPDIDRWGEIAASFVAPGGFFYIVENHPFGIMIDENVEDRFQVSYPYFCNEALRFEDEGTYIDPDQRLENKLSYEWMHTMGGIINSLIRNGLVIEFLHEFPFGFFPIHPSMNEGEDGYWYFKDENFNVPMIFSLKACRPR
- a CDS encoding MoxR family ATPase, translated to MRLEQVGKTCNAIMDEIGKAIVGKREIMERVILAVLCDGHLLFEDFPGLAKTLMAKSFAVASGCDFKRIQFTPDLLPADITGTYVFRRDGGSFDLRKGPVFANILLADEINRAPPKTQAALLEAMQEKQVTLEGNTHPLPRPFIVLATQNPLEYEGTYPLPEAQVDRFLLKTEVGYPSVEEEREILDRRKERKREEVDLAQVCSPETIMEMQAAVEQVHVEDSMRDYIVSIVDATRNNSQLEVGASPRGSLGLMRLSMALAAINGRDYIIPDDVKKVAIPALAHRLILQPDPWIKGVRAEQILGRILMEIPVPKVE
- a CDS encoding pyridoxamine 5'-phosphate oxidase family protein, which gives rise to MVGRMETQDNLRRFFSSQSLGVLATEGDGKPHTSLVAFAFTEDLKKIIFATTRASRKCSNIIFNPNVAMLVDNRVNTIMDFKDAMAVTALGKAREPKGVEREGLLRLYMERHDYLGDFAESPTIALLVIDVEMYNIVTRFQRVLELKMHG